A genomic region of Luteibacter aegosomatissinici contains the following coding sequences:
- a CDS encoding LysR family transcriptional regulator: protein MLDLNDIAVFVRVAQLGSFSRAAQALGMPVSTVSRRVTALEEELGVTLIQRSTRKLSLTVQGRAYYEQCSEPLNELHDAERALTQTQKTAEGLLRVSVPVILGQAPFFEFVSDFMHAYPRIRVDLHITNAFLDLIGENIDVAIRYGDLHDSALVARRIGTSVRYIVATPGFLAGQTLPRKPQDLEAMACVMINARNNQAEWLLVNGKHAERVHVSGPLTSRDFNSVSAFVYRGHGVGFLPSAYCDEKIAAGELVRLLPDWSSPEFPVHAVYPTRRFMPQRLQVFLDALAAWQSPSWRRA from the coding sequence ATGCTCGACCTCAACGACATCGCCGTGTTTGTCCGGGTGGCCCAGCTGGGCAGCTTCAGCCGTGCGGCGCAGGCGCTGGGCATGCCGGTTTCGACCGTCAGCCGGCGGGTGACGGCGCTGGAAGAGGAGCTCGGCGTCACGCTGATCCAGCGCAGCACGCGCAAGCTCAGCCTGACGGTGCAGGGCAGGGCGTACTACGAGCAGTGCAGCGAGCCACTGAACGAACTCCACGACGCGGAGCGGGCGCTGACCCAGACGCAGAAGACCGCGGAGGGGCTACTGCGCGTGTCGGTTCCGGTCATCCTGGGCCAGGCGCCCTTCTTCGAGTTCGTCTCGGACTTCATGCATGCCTACCCGCGGATCCGGGTGGATCTTCACATCACCAACGCGTTCCTCGACCTGATCGGGGAAAACATCGACGTCGCCATTCGCTATGGCGACCTGCACGACTCGGCCTTGGTGGCGCGGCGTATCGGCACGAGCGTCCGCTACATCGTCGCGACGCCTGGATTTCTCGCCGGGCAAACGCTCCCTCGGAAGCCGCAGGACCTGGAGGCGATGGCGTGCGTCATGATCAATGCACGCAACAACCAGGCCGAGTGGCTCCTGGTCAACGGAAAGCACGCGGAGCGCGTGCATGTCAGCGGGCCGCTAACCAGCCGCGACTTTAATTCGGTCAGTGCGTTTGTTTATCGCGGCCATGGCGTGGGGTTCCTGCCATCGGCGTACTGCGACGAAAAGATCGCCGCCGGCGAACTGGTCCGGCTGCTGCCGGACTGGTCATCACCGGAATTCCCGGTGCATGCCGTCTACCCCACGCGCCGCTTCATGCCCCAGCGCCTGCAGGTCTTCCTGGATGCGTTGGCGGCATGGCAAAGCCCGTCGTGGCGACGGGCCTGA
- the rclC gene encoding reactive chlorine resistance membrane protein RclC, whose amino-acid sequence MNTAFRSLLERFVRLESVGPTLIRLAIAIVFIWIGALKFVPYEADSITPFVANSPVMSFFYEHPQEYKPHLTHEGQLVPEQRAWQEQNNTYAFSRGLGTVELTIAFLVLSFPFSKRLALLGAFLSFATTVVTLSFLFTTPEAWVPALGDAQHGFPYLSGAGRLVLKDTLMMAGAWVIGIDAAKRILANRRTS is encoded by the coding sequence ATGAACACCGCCTTCCGTTCCCTGCTGGAACGCTTTGTCCGCCTCGAATCCGTCGGACCCACCCTGATCCGCCTTGCGATCGCCATTGTGTTTATCTGGATCGGTGCGTTGAAGTTCGTACCCTACGAGGCAGACAGCATCACGCCGTTCGTCGCGAACAGCCCGGTGATGTCGTTCTTCTACGAGCACCCCCAGGAGTACAAGCCGCACCTGACCCATGAAGGCCAGCTCGTACCCGAGCAGCGCGCGTGGCAGGAGCAGAACAACACGTACGCCTTTTCCCGCGGCCTTGGCACGGTGGAACTGACCATCGCCTTCCTGGTGCTTTCCTTCCCGTTCTCGAAGCGACTGGCGTTGCTGGGCGCGTTCCTCTCATTCGCCACGACGGTAGTGACGCTGTCGTTCCTGTTCACCACGCCGGAAGCGTGGGTGCCTGCACTGGGCGATGCACAGCATGGCTTCCCATACCTCTCGGGTGCCGGGCGCCTGGTGCTGAAGGACACGCTGATGATGGCTGGCGCGTGGGTGATCGGCATCGATGCGGCGAAGCGGATCCTCGCTAATCGACGCACCTCCTGA
- a CDS encoding toll/interleukin-1 receptor domain-containing protein, with product MPLSLGVDGASSAQVVGRARVVAQRSTAQEVRYRAFISYSHRDKAWARWLHRALESYPVPHRLVGRVTDLGTVPKRLAPIFRDTDELATARDLGQKVSEALAQSASLLVVCSPEAALSRWVDEEIRMYQRQGGAERIFCLVVAGEPNASRIAGRGAEECFPPALRQRYDAEGNLSDDVIEPLAADVRPGGDGKHDALCKLVAGMLGVGLDELKRRDLQRRAKRAVAISAVAVAVMVVTIILAINATLARRDAVAASRVAERRQKDAEDLVAFMLGDLNDKLAQVSRLDILEAVDDRAMAYFQAQPTNEVSDRALLQRATALEKIGSVRLDQGRLDAALASYEAARNVAAELVAKDPAHIPRQVLLAEVVTFMGMVHWRQARLDDAQRAFADARAILAGAEKAAPDNNDLHFQLAMLDNNMGRVMEARGAIDDAETHYRDMLARMQRLSNAAPNDADVAEWLGSAHYNLGKLALLRGEIANAIAQYAADETIQARLSSSDPKDANRKDNLLTVQAILGRAQALAGDVPAGVQRLQRAVDAAHALVALDATNTDAQEHVALFSTHLARLRRLAGDADAARALIATALPVFIALRKQDPHNAAWQREYAEARTEEAAEAAQRGDTMMAAASAREAMSVLEPLLAAQPADRATLLATLAARLAAADVAPDVVSRSVLRDGVGRDAAAVTSARSDPRLIALQVEALLALGRHAEAEPLIRTLWSAGYRDLALVQQLRRARIDYPVNQAFQRELVAATAGGR from the coding sequence GTGCCCTTATCCCTTGGGGTGGATGGGGCGTCCTCGGCGCAGGTCGTGGGGAGAGCACGCGTGGTGGCGCAACGGTCGACGGCGCAGGAGGTCCGCTACCGGGCCTTCATCAGCTACAGCCACCGGGATAAAGCCTGGGCAAGATGGCTGCATCGTGCGCTGGAAAGCTACCCGGTGCCGCACCGCCTGGTGGGCCGCGTCACCGATCTGGGCACCGTCCCCAAACGCCTTGCGCCCATCTTCCGCGATACCGACGAACTCGCCACGGCACGCGACCTTGGCCAGAAGGTGAGCGAAGCGTTGGCACAGTCGGCGTCGCTGCTCGTGGTCTGCTCACCCGAGGCCGCGTTATCGCGCTGGGTCGATGAAGAAATACGCATGTACCAGCGGCAGGGTGGGGCCGAGCGCATCTTCTGCCTGGTCGTGGCGGGTGAGCCCAATGCCAGCCGTATCGCCGGGCGGGGCGCCGAAGAATGTTTTCCGCCCGCCCTGCGGCAGCGCTACGACGCGGAAGGCAACCTGAGCGACGACGTCATTGAACCGCTGGCCGCCGACGTGCGGCCGGGCGGGGATGGCAAGCATGACGCCCTGTGCAAACTTGTCGCCGGCATGCTGGGTGTCGGCCTGGATGAGCTGAAGCGCCGCGACTTACAGAGGCGCGCGAAGCGCGCGGTTGCCATATCGGCGGTCGCCGTCGCGGTGATGGTCGTTACGATCATCCTGGCCATCAACGCGACTCTCGCGCGGCGCGATGCGGTGGCAGCCAGCCGTGTCGCCGAGCGTAGGCAAAAGGATGCCGAAGACCTCGTTGCCTTCATGCTGGGCGATCTCAACGACAAGCTGGCCCAGGTGTCGCGGCTGGATATCCTGGAGGCGGTGGATGACCGCGCGATGGCGTACTTCCAGGCACAACCGACAAACGAAGTGAGCGACAGGGCGCTGCTCCAGCGCGCTACCGCTCTGGAGAAGATCGGTAGCGTGCGGCTGGACCAGGGCCGGCTCGATGCCGCGCTGGCCTCGTACGAAGCGGCGCGAAATGTCGCCGCCGAACTCGTGGCAAAGGATCCTGCCCATATTCCGCGACAGGTGCTACTGGCGGAGGTCGTGACCTTTATGGGCATGGTGCATTGGCGACAGGCGCGGCTTGACGATGCGCAGCGCGCGTTCGCCGATGCGCGCGCCATCCTGGCCGGTGCGGAGAAGGCTGCACCCGACAACAATGACCTGCATTTCCAGCTGGCCATGCTCGACAACAACATGGGCCGGGTGATGGAAGCGCGTGGCGCCATCGATGATGCCGAGACGCACTACCGGGACATGCTGGCTCGCATGCAGCGGCTTTCGAACGCCGCTCCGAATGATGCCGATGTCGCCGAGTGGCTGGGTTCGGCACATTACAACCTGGGCAAGCTTGCCCTGTTGCGCGGGGAGATCGCGAACGCCATCGCGCAATACGCCGCTGACGAAACCATCCAGGCGCGGCTTAGTAGCAGCGACCCGAAGGATGCGAACCGCAAGGACAACCTGCTCACCGTGCAGGCCATCCTTGGCCGTGCGCAGGCGTTGGCGGGTGACGTGCCTGCCGGCGTGCAGCGCCTGCAGCGCGCTGTCGACGCGGCCCATGCACTGGTCGCCCTCGATGCGACCAATACGGATGCCCAGGAGCATGTCGCGTTGTTCTCGACACACCTGGCCCGCCTGCGTCGGCTGGCCGGGGATGCCGACGCTGCGCGCGCGCTCATCGCGACAGCACTACCCGTGTTCATCGCCCTGCGCAAGCAGGATCCGCATAACGCCGCATGGCAACGGGAATACGCCGAGGCGCGTACGGAGGAAGCCGCTGAAGCAGCGCAGCGCGGCGACACCATGATGGCTGCCGCCAGCGCTCGAGAGGCGATGAGTGTTCTGGAGCCGTTGCTTGCCGCCCAACCTGCCGACCGCGCCACGTTGCTGGCCACGCTGGCAGCGCGTCTTGCGGCCGCCGATGTGGCGCCTGATGTCGTCAGCCGCAGCGTCCTGCGCGACGGGGTAGGGCGCGATGCCGCAGCGGTGACCAGCGCAAGGTCAGATCCCCGTTTGATCGCGCTGCAGGTAGAAGCACTGCTTGCGCTCGGGCGCCACGCCGAGGCCGAGCCCCTGATTCGCACCCTGTGGAGCGCCGGCTACCGCGATCTCGCCCTTGTCCAGCAACTGCGCCGCGCGCGCATCGATTACCCCGTCAACCAGGCTTTCCAGCGCGAGCTGGTGGCCGCGACGGCTGGAGGCAGGTAG
- a CDS encoding DoxX family protein, which produces MTTDRYPAVSFIGRLLMCSLFLVSGIGKVAAPAATKAYIASAGLPLPDIAYLAAIAVELGLGTLLLLGYRTRLVAGLMALFTLVTAFTFHAHFDDANQQIHFLKNLSIAGGLVQFAVWGAGRWSLDGLRSRTA; this is translated from the coding sequence GTGACCACCGATCGCTATCCCGCCGTTTCTTTCATCGGCCGCCTGCTGATGTGCAGCCTGTTCCTCGTATCCGGGATCGGCAAGGTGGCGGCACCGGCGGCGACCAAGGCTTATATCGCCTCGGCTGGCCTGCCCCTGCCCGATATCGCCTACCTCGCCGCCATCGCCGTGGAGCTTGGCCTCGGTACGTTGCTGCTGCTTGGCTACCGCACCCGACTCGTCGCCGGGCTCATGGCCCTGTTCACCCTGGTTACCGCGTTCACGTTCCACGCCCACTTCGATGATGCGAACCAGCAGATCCACTTCCTGAAGAACCTGTCGATCGCCGGCGGCCTGGTCCAGTTCGCGGTATGGGGCGCTGGCCGGTGGAGCCTGGATGGGTTGCGCTCCCGCACGGCGTAA
- a CDS encoding DNA-binding domain-containing protein, protein MKLVDLQRALLASLNDAGTPVTADPRGVRVYANNHRGQLLGSLRDTYERVALWMGDEVFETLALAYIDQNPSAAWSLNHYGQSFPAYLAGACPLPDPVAELAWLDHALRQTFYSHDVVPLALREAAVIDWEQANFAFVPSLRFGHVHTNAAAIWSALSAGTHPPTPSLLLAPAAVRVWRSELSPRFVSMPPHETASLDLAMAGGTFGDICALLNTHMPDGDTAATAAQLLREWFEDGLVVSVA, encoded by the coding sequence ATGAAGCTGGTCGACCTGCAACGGGCGTTGCTTGCATCACTCAACGACGCGGGTACGCCTGTGACGGCCGATCCCCGCGGCGTGCGGGTCTACGCCAACAACCATCGGGGCCAGTTGCTCGGTTCGTTGCGCGATACGTACGAGCGCGTGGCCCTATGGATGGGCGATGAGGTCTTCGAAACGTTGGCGCTGGCCTATATCGACCAGAACCCCTCGGCGGCATGGAGCCTGAACCACTACGGGCAATCCTTCCCCGCTTATCTGGCAGGCGCATGTCCGCTACCGGATCCGGTCGCCGAACTGGCCTGGCTGGATCATGCGCTGCGCCAGACGTTCTACAGTCACGATGTCGTCCCCCTGGCATTGCGTGAGGCGGCGGTCATCGATTGGGAACAGGCGAACTTCGCGTTTGTACCCTCCCTGCGCTTCGGGCATGTTCACACCAATGCGGCGGCCATCTGGTCGGCATTGTCGGCAGGTACTCACCCGCCCACGCCCTCGCTACTCCTCGCCCCCGCCGCCGTCAGGGTATGGCGCAGTGAGCTGTCGCCTCGCTTCGTAAGCATGCCCCCGCACGAAACGGCGAGCCTGGACCTCGCGATGGCCGGTGGCACCTTTGGCGATATCTGTGCGCTGCTCAACACCCACATGCCCGATGGCGACACGGCGGCCACCGCTGCCCAGCTCTTGCGCGAATGGTTCGAGGATGGTCTTGTGGTATCGGTAGCCTGA
- a CDS encoding DUF692 domain-containing protein, with amino-acid sequence MAMTTLPTFHGFGLGLRVPHYPDVLATKQPLDFVEVISENFMVDGGRPLHILEQVRASYPLALHGVSMNIGAGDGLDMDYLKQLRRLADRFDPLWVSDHVCWTAVDGIQAHDLLPLPYSDEALDVVSRNVMVAQDVLGRPLVLENPSTYLEFPGSMSEAEFLAALCKRTGCYLLLDVNNIVVSATNHGRRIDEWLDHIPLDRVRQIHLAGHSQGRDLLIDTHDAPVPTSVWELYQRFLSRLGPVASMIERDDHIPPFAELLDELNVARRVAAIAAAA; translated from the coding sequence ATGGCGATGACGACACTCCCCACCTTCCACGGTTTTGGCCTGGGCCTGCGCGTGCCGCACTACCCCGATGTGCTGGCGACGAAGCAGCCACTGGACTTTGTGGAAGTCATCTCCGAGAACTTCATGGTCGACGGCGGCCGGCCGCTGCACATCCTGGAGCAGGTCCGCGCCAGTTACCCGCTGGCCCTGCATGGTGTTTCCATGAACATCGGTGCCGGCGATGGCCTGGACATGGATTACCTGAAACAGCTGCGCCGGCTGGCTGATCGCTTCGATCCGCTGTGGGTGTCCGACCACGTCTGCTGGACGGCGGTCGATGGCATCCAGGCGCATGACCTGCTGCCGCTGCCCTACAGCGACGAAGCACTCGACGTGGTGAGCCGCAATGTGATGGTGGCCCAGGACGTGCTGGGCAGGCCGCTGGTCCTGGAGAACCCCTCGACGTACCTTGAGTTCCCCGGCTCCATGAGCGAAGCCGAGTTCCTTGCCGCCCTGTGCAAGCGCACGGGTTGTTACCTGCTGCTCGATGTGAACAACATCGTGGTGAGCGCCACCAACCACGGCAGGCGCATCGATGAATGGCTGGACCACATCCCGCTGGACCGTGTACGTCAGATCCACCTGGCGGGACATAGCCAGGGGCGCGACCTGCTGATCGATACGCATGACGCGCCCGTGCCCACGTCGGTATGGGAGCTCTACCAACGCTTCCTCTCCCGGCTTGGGCCGGTCGCCAGCATGATCGAACGCGACGACCACATTCCGCCGTTCGCCGAACTCCTTGATGAACTGAACGTGGCGCGGCGTGTCGCCGCAATAGCCGCCGCCGCATGA
- a CDS encoding DoxX family protein has protein sequence MDSPATTIPASRSLRSRWNTLAEHLERGVGHSFLALVCRVSIAAIFFQSGRTKVDGFLTITEGTYELFRTEYKLPLVPPEIAAHMSASVETFVPIFLVLGLCTRLSAAVLLGMTTIIEVFVYPDAWPTHLSWAAILLYLIGRGAGRWSLDQVLRIR, from the coding sequence ATGGACTCTCCTGCCACGACAATCCCGGCGTCACGCTCGCTTCGGAGCCGATGGAACACCCTTGCCGAGCACCTTGAACGAGGGGTTGGCCACTCGTTCCTCGCGTTAGTGTGCCGTGTATCCATCGCCGCCATCTTCTTCCAGTCCGGCCGGACGAAGGTGGACGGGTTCCTGACCATTACCGAAGGCACGTACGAACTGTTCCGCACCGAGTACAAGCTGCCGCTGGTGCCACCGGAAATCGCGGCGCACATGTCCGCCAGCGTCGAAACGTTCGTGCCCATCTTCCTCGTGCTGGGCCTGTGCACGCGCCTGTCCGCCGCGGTGCTGCTTGGCATGACCACGATCATCGAGGTCTTCGTCTACCCCGACGCGTGGCCCACCCACCTGTCGTGGGCGGCCATCCTCCTTTACCTTATCGGCCGGGGTGCTGGCCGTTGGTCGCTGGATCAGGTGCTGCGCATCCGTTGA
- a CDS encoding putative DNA-binding domain-containing protein produces MSLAAFQRTFHAELRCEVPTSPLATHPGLAVHRSTMARAAIDALEANFPAVACLVGQAWFRSAAAAFFAEQPARDARLLAYGADFPAFLAAAPSASDLPYLADVAQLDWLWLESYAAADASALHASSVRRLADDAIGELRVAPHPATRAWSSSYPALAIWNASRACVAVPDDMAWEPQTALITRPAGDVVVTLADPPTLAFLDACTDEAPLAACVERTQHHFPSARTDLIFAQLLTTGALTAL; encoded by the coding sequence ATGTCACTGGCGGCCTTCCAGCGCACGTTCCACGCCGAGCTTCGGTGCGAGGTACCCACCTCGCCACTGGCCACGCACCCCGGCCTGGCCGTGCACCGAAGCACGATGGCGCGTGCCGCCATCGATGCGCTTGAGGCCAATTTCCCCGCGGTGGCCTGCCTTGTCGGGCAGGCGTGGTTCCGTTCCGCCGCGGCGGCTTTTTTTGCCGAACAGCCCGCGCGTGACGCCCGCCTGCTCGCTTACGGCGCGGATTTTCCGGCCTTCCTGGCAGCAGCGCCGTCCGCCAGCGATCTGCCTTACCTCGCCGACGTCGCGCAGCTCGATTGGCTCTGGCTGGAGAGCTACGCCGCCGCAGATGCGTCGGCACTCCATGCCTCGAGCGTGCGCCGTCTTGCCGATGACGCTATCGGCGAATTGAGGGTGGCGCCCCACCCCGCCACGCGAGCATGGTCATCATCGTATCCCGCCCTCGCGATATGGAACGCGAGTCGCGCATGCGTCGCGGTGCCTGACGACATGGCCTGGGAGCCGCAGACCGCGCTGATCACGCGGCCTGCCGGTGACGTGGTTGTCACCCTTGCCGACCCACCCACGCTCGCCTTCCTCGATGCCTGTACGGATGAGGCGCCGCTGGCGGCGTGCGTTGAACGTACCCAACATCACTTCCCCTCCGCGCGAACGGATCTGATCTTCGCGCAACTGCTCACCACTGGCGCCCTGACCGCGCTCTGA
- a CDS encoding DUF2282 domain-containing protein yields MTPRYVASFAFSVAALVAGVVHADDAKDAKKPAVEKCWGVAKAGQNDCAAGPGTTCAGTAKADYQKNAWKNVPAGTCTAIKTPHGNGSLTKVG; encoded by the coding sequence ATGACCCCTCGTTACGTTGCCTCGTTTGCCTTCTCGGTCGCCGCCCTGGTGGCTGGCGTAGTCCATGCCGATGACGCAAAGGATGCGAAGAAGCCTGCCGTCGAAAAGTGCTGGGGCGTTGCCAAGGCGGGCCAGAACGATTGCGCCGCCGGGCCGGGCACCACCTGCGCGGGCACGGCCAAGGCCGACTACCAGAAAAATGCCTGGAAGAACGTCCCCGCCGGTACGTGCACGGCGATCAAGACGCCGCATGGCAACGGCTCGCTGACCAAGGTCGGCTGA
- a CDS encoding sigma-70 family RNA polymerase sigma factor — MTSHGAREHGPEGPSAVEIELRRCFVSGLGGDAAAYRQFLDALACHLRAYLRRRLPRALEDVEDILQETLLAVHNARHTYRAGEPLTAWVHAITRYKLMDFFRAHARREALHDPIGDDDLFVASDAEPADARRDVGQLLGTLPDRHRVPIELVKLQGLSVTEAARCSGLSESAVKVGIHRGLKALAARIRGDA, encoded by the coding sequence ATGACGAGCCATGGAGCGCGGGAGCACGGGCCAGAGGGGCCGTCGGCTGTAGAAATCGAACTAAGGCGTTGCTTCGTTAGTGGGCTGGGCGGCGATGCAGCCGCCTATCGCCAGTTCCTGGATGCGTTGGCGTGCCACCTGCGTGCCTACCTCAGGCGGCGCCTGCCGCGTGCGCTGGAGGACGTCGAGGACATCCTGCAGGAAACGCTGTTGGCGGTGCATAACGCGCGGCACACCTACCGGGCGGGTGAGCCGCTCACGGCGTGGGTGCATGCGATCACGCGCTACAAGCTCATGGATTTCTTCCGCGCGCACGCCCGCCGCGAAGCCCTCCACGATCCTATCGGTGACGACGATCTCTTCGTGGCGTCCGATGCGGAACCGGCCGATGCGCGTCGCGACGTGGGACAATTGCTCGGAACGTTACCGGATCGCCACCGCGTGCCTATCGAGCTCGTCAAACTGCAAGGCCTTTCCGTGACCGAAGCCGCGCGCTGCAGTGGCCTGTCGGAATCGGCGGTGAAGGTGGGCATCCACCGCGGCCTGAAGGCCCTCGCGGCCCGTATCCGGGGTGACGCATGA
- a CDS encoding DUF1109 domain-containing protein yields MKTDDFIDFLARESSPPPGSQVGGRRFAVGVIAGLLASSALMAGLLGLRPDLAMVVHQPMFWVRLAFPVAVALAALHVTARLSRPGLRVGGGAWVRLALPILLAWGLAGVVLAEAAPDTRGALMLGHTWKVCSTLIAVLSLPSIIAVFWAVRGMAPVRLRLAGAAAGLLAGAMAAIAYCLHCPEMAPPFWSLWYLLGMLIAGGLGALAGPRWLRW; encoded by the coding sequence ATGAAGACGGATGACTTCATCGATTTCCTCGCCCGTGAATCATCGCCGCCGCCGGGCAGCCAGGTGGGTGGCCGCCGATTCGCGGTGGGCGTCATCGCCGGGCTCCTTGCCTCGTCGGCGCTTATGGCAGGGTTGCTGGGTTTGCGCCCTGACCTGGCGATGGTGGTTCACCAGCCGATGTTCTGGGTTCGGCTGGCCTTCCCGGTGGCTGTGGCCCTGGCAGCGCTCCATGTAACCGCCCGGCTATCCCGGCCGGGGCTGCGTGTGGGTGGTGGGGCGTGGGTCAGGTTGGCGTTGCCCATACTTCTTGCATGGGGCCTGGCAGGCGTGGTGCTGGCCGAGGCGGCACCCGATACGCGTGGCGCGCTCATGCTCGGGCACACGTGGAAGGTCTGTTCCACGCTCATCGCCGTGCTCTCGCTGCCATCCATCATCGCTGTGTTCTGGGCGGTCCGGGGCATGGCGCCGGTGCGGCTCCGCCTGGCTGGCGCGGCGGCCGGCCTGCTCGCCGGTGCCATGGCCGCTATCGCCTATTGCCTGCATTGCCCGGAGATGGCGCCGCCGTTCTGGTCGCTGTGGTACTTGCTAGGGATGCTCATCGCCGGTGGCCTCGGGGCGCTGGCTGGGCCGCGCTGGTTGCGCTGGTAG
- a CDS encoding nuclear transport factor 2 family protein: MSDDRAIRRAIDAHWAASAAGDQQAEHAIYHDDALCEYPQSGEVIHGRANLQALRSHHPGKPSGFQVRRITGGGSLWVTEYMIHYEGKLAFTVSIMEFVGDKVAHETQYFADPFDAPGWRAQWVTTSRGLR; this comes from the coding sequence ATGAGCGATGACCGAGCCATCCGCCGCGCCATCGATGCGCACTGGGCTGCCTCCGCCGCTGGCGATCAGCAGGCTGAGCATGCGATCTACCACGACGACGCCTTGTGCGAGTACCCACAGTCCGGCGAAGTCATCCACGGCAGGGCGAACCTGCAGGCGCTGCGCAGCCACCACCCGGGCAAACCGTCAGGCTTTCAGGTCCGCCGCATCACGGGCGGCGGTTCGCTTTGGGTGACCGAGTACATGATTCATTACGAAGGCAAACTTGCCTTTACGGTGAGCATCATGGAGTTCGTGGGCGACAAAGTCGCCCACGAGACCCAATACTTTGCCGATCCGTTTGATGCTCCCGGATGGCGCGCCCAGTGGGTAACGACATCGCGCGGATTACGCTGA
- a CDS encoding FAD-dependent monooxygenase translates to MIRNVLISGAGVAGLALAYWLERAGVETTIVERTPAFRRGGQAVDIRGVALEVVEAMGLLEQARELRTQLKGMSMLDSEGNEASRTTERTYSAGRLDSPDIEIFRDDLCELLMTSLGKNVEFIYGDSITAIGSAGPTAHVSFEHASQRAFDLIVGADGVYSKTRRLVFDNESSVVKPLDVVLALFTTPNLLNLDAWQLGHREDGVGVIIYPNLDKSELRIGVGFGTNGANIPRGDLAAQKEQVAAQGKHLGGPFPALFQVMRDTPEFYYNELAQVRMPQWSQGPVVLAGDAAHCASPFSGQGTSLALVGAFVLGRELALHPDQREIALQRYEERMRPFVALNQDMVDLTHKGPIPDEIMTRAKNGIDLADLLATT, encoded by the coding sequence ATGATCCGCAATGTGCTCATCTCCGGTGCCGGCGTCGCCGGGCTGGCTCTCGCTTACTGGCTGGAACGCGCCGGCGTGGAAACCACGATCGTCGAACGCACACCCGCGTTCCGCCGGGGTGGTCAGGCCGTCGATATTCGTGGCGTCGCCCTGGAGGTCGTTGAGGCCATGGGCCTGCTCGAGCAGGCACGCGAGCTACGCACGCAGCTCAAAGGCATGTCCATGCTGGACAGCGAAGGCAACGAGGCGAGCCGTACCACCGAACGCACCTACAGTGCCGGCCGGTTGGATAGCCCGGATATCGAAATCTTCCGCGATGACCTGTGTGAGCTGTTGATGACCTCCCTTGGGAAGAATGTGGAGTTCATCTATGGCGATAGCATCACGGCGATCGGAAGCGCGGGACCGACCGCCCATGTCTCGTTCGAGCACGCCAGCCAGCGCGCATTCGACCTGATCGTCGGCGCCGATGGCGTTTACTCGAAAACACGACGCCTGGTCTTCGACAATGAGTCATCCGTGGTCAAGCCGCTGGACGTCGTGCTCGCCCTCTTCACCACTCCCAACCTGCTGAACCTGGATGCGTGGCAGTTGGGCCACCGTGAGGACGGGGTGGGCGTCATCATCTATCCCAACCTCGATAAGAGTGAATTGCGGATCGGCGTGGGCTTTGGCACGAACGGCGCGAACATCCCGCGCGGTGACCTGGCCGCTCAAAAAGAACAGGTCGCGGCGCAGGGGAAACACCTGGGCGGTCCGTTTCCGGCGCTGTTCCAGGTCATGCGTGACACACCCGAGTTTTATTACAACGAACTGGCCCAGGTACGCATGCCGCAGTGGTCGCAGGGGCCAGTAGTGCTCGCGGGCGACGCCGCGCATTGCGCCTCGCCGTTCTCGGGCCAGGGCACCAGCCTGGCCCTGGTGGGTGCGTTTGTACTCGGCCGGGAACTGGCTCTGCACCCGGACCAGCGCGAGATCGCACTGCAGCGTTACGAAGAACGCATGCGCCCGTTTGTCGCCCTCAACCAGGATATGGTCGATCTCACCCACAAGGGGCCCATTCCGGACGAGATCATGACCCGCGCGAAGAACGGCATCGACCTGGCTGACCTGCTCGCTACCACCTAG